One segment of Pleuronectes platessa chromosome 21, fPlePla1.1, whole genome shotgun sequence DNA contains the following:
- the LOC128427381 gene encoding transmembrane protein 150A: MSLWMILPVSLPVFTITGIWLVYAMALYNQHVCPVHNWLYNESCREPLQLQRDPVLCCTLENIPLISKCGTLPPESCFFSLICSTGSFMAMLIGLLRYAHVIERHQNCVLNMAGLSTGWICATGLIMVGNFQVDFAKVLHYVGAGVAFPCSMLFVCLQSALTYRLAKTQDEYRVGHVRVGMALLALIALVLSGVFFCQESFALQHASAIFEWLYCSLIMLFYGTFAFEFGGVSGDTLMVLSRGAGVQSFSEHKAEGGGGGNHHQPESLSIL; encoded by the exons ATGTCTCTGTGGATGATCCTTCCTGTCAGCCTGCCTGTCTTCACCATCACTGGAATATGGCTTGT ATACGCAATGGCCTTGTACAACCAGCACGTCTGCCCTGTGCACAACTG gctTTATAACGAGTCCTGTCGGGAGCCGCTTCAGTTACAGAGGGATCCTGTTCTGTGCTGCACCCTGGAAAACATTCCACTCATCAG taAATGTGGAACGCTGCCCCCTGAAAGCTGCTTTTTCAGCCTCATCTGCAGCACCGGCTCCTTCATGG CGATGCTGATCGGCCTCCTGCGCTACGCCCACGTGATCGAGAGACACCAGAACTGTGTCCTCAACATGGCCGGCCTCTCCACCGGATGGATCTGTGCCACTGGGCTCATCATGGTGGGAAACTTCCAG gtgGATTTTGCGAAGGTGCTTCACTACGTGGGCGCCGGCGTGGCGTTCCCCTGCagcatgttgtttgtgtgtctgcagtcgGCTCTCACTTACCGACTGGCCAAGACGCAGGACGAGTACCGAGTGGGACACGTGCGCGTGGGGATGGCGCTGCTCGCCCTGATCGCCCTGGTGCTCA GTGGCGTGTTCTTCTGCCAGGAGAGCTTCGCCCTGCAGCACGCCTCCGCCATCTTTGAGTGGCTCTACTGCTCGCTCATCATGCTCTTCTACGGGACCTTTGCCTTCGAGTTCGGGGGCGTGTCGGGCGACACCCTGATGGTCCTGTCCCGGGGGGCGGGAGTCCAGAGCTTCTCCGAGCACAAGGccgaggggggcggggggggcaacCACCATCAGCCGGAGAGTTTATCCATCCTATAA